The sequence atattctaacagtgtattagtgcctatatggcttacctttttgtatacttattcaataaaaagatttaaaaagtaagaaagaaagcattattattaaacacaaaaacaTACTGCAGGACACAAACataacgccggaggaactcagcaagtcagtcataatctatgaaggggaataaacaatcaacactttgggtcaagacccttcactggGACCTTCACCAGtacagccttcctctgccttcactgccattgtgatgtgtcatcatcttccaccagtccaccactgaggtcttggttggaccactctttgtctggaacctcctccCTTGGCCTTactaccatgggtgaccctaccagatgGCTAAGCACCCTTtggcattgctcttgggatctcaggaactcacaaacccctccaccatgacaaggtgatgatcctcagaGAAAACCACAATAATACAGGCATGCTAAACAATAAAAACAACATGCAGGAGTCAGAGCAAATTAATCACAAACCATCTGATCAGACTGACTTCTGCAGTTTCACCATATCTAATCCTGGTGGAAAACTAAATTGCTAATAGGAGACAGCTCTAAAAATATCATCCTCTTCAATGACAGCAAGGTCCACCATGTGAATAGGGAAGGTTGAAGCATTTACAACCACATTCAGCAAAAAGTGCTGAATAGATTCTACAACTTGGTTTCTTCCACAGATCTTCGCTATCACTGCAGCCAGTCTTCAATAAGTTCAATTCAATCCCCATGATATCAAGAGCTAGCTGAGCGTATTGGTTACAGCAAAGACAGTACCAGTCAACATCCCAGCCCTAACACTGAACCAGCTGTGCCTCCAGTCAAAGTGAAAAATCACCCTGATATGTGCTATTCACAAAAGCAAGACAAATTCAATCCAACTAATTGCTATTTAATTGATTGCCTTGCAGTCATCAAAGTGATGGAAGCTGCTGTCAACAGTGCAACTCAGCAATCACCCACCCACCATTGTTCAATTTTGCTTCAGCCAGGACTACTCACTTCACCTCATCGTTGTGAATGATTACACAAAAGTACAATTCCATTCACAGCTCCTGATCAAACCCCCCAGCCCTAATATATTGGGTGTGACCACCAACAAAAACTCCTGCATCAGCCACATCAATACCCTGGTAACAAAAGAAGGTTTGAAGTTTGGTATCTTGGAGCACATGACTAGTTTTTGAGTCCCAAAAGCCATTCACTATCAGGAGCATGATTAAATACTCCACATTTCTGACATTTCCtaccatttaccctatctatgccattCATATTCACAAGGGCAACAAAGAAAAAATGCTGGATCATCGATATCACCCAATTTCCCCAAATGAGTTTAAAaaacacagctgctttgagtagaAACACATTCAGAAAGTGACAAATAGGTTTTATTGACATACTGACTCTCTGGTATCTCACTATATTGAAGAATCACAAAATGGACAAGCCAAtcttattaacctctgctttaacagGAGTTAAGTACCTCaaccatcacagctcagggcAAATATGGATTAAAATCACATGTCAGTAGAATGAAATATCAGGATATTTCAAGGAGGCTTTGAATTTATACAAATGAAAAGACTAAGGGCAAATTAATATGGTTGTTCATCACTTACAATTAGAAATTTGGAATGATAGCAGCATGGAAGGTTACATCATTTCATAATTACATCACATCTGTGACCGTTCAATGTAAGAGCAATCCAGCTGGACACACTTATGTACTCTCTTCATTTAGCACTGAAAAATGCTTTTGTTTTAGATGCTTGTCCAGTTCTTTTTTGCATGCTCCAATCGAATATGCCTCTTCATGTTATACTGTTAGAAACTACACATACAATCCGACATTACCAGCCAAATATCAAAGAACCTCTTCTAATTGTAATGATACCTCAAAAAAGGCAAAGGGTATCTTAAAAGTGGTAATAGTATGACAGATACATGACCAAAAATTCAAGTGGCAGTGTAAGTTGCCGTTACTGAGTTATGTAAGTAGTTTTCATAAAAtgctgacatataacataaaaacatCCAAGGTATACAGCATCAGGACATATAGTATATGGTCACTGTACAAATATTACCATATTTAATTTGTGCCTATTGAAAATCATGCTTCTAAAATAGTTTTTCTCCAAATCCAGTATTTCTTTCATTTCCATTGTTTGTGTAAGGCACTTAAAATCTCCTGCTTCTAATACAAAAATGAGCCAAGATGCTTTCATCCGGAAACAGAACAATGCTGTCTTGCTCTCAAAACAGAGTTGTTAAGCTGACCAAGTACAAATTTGCTCTACCTTGtcaaataaaaaaaatgcaaGAAACATATTGCAAAGTCTATTTTATTTCAAATGAATGTGTAACAAAGTGCAATGTCATATGTTTAAAACTAGTTCTCTGCTCTCCAATGTACTTATGGTCTGCTCCAAAATCTAGGTTTAAATGAAATATCTCATTACTAATGAGCAAATGAACTTCTAAATGGGATCATCTGAGTTAATGGTTTTACTTAAGGATGTGGACACTTTGACCATTACTAATTGCCCATCTACATCATATACTCTTATTTCTTAAGGCAAAGGCAGCACCACATTGTGTTACATTGGGTGAGAAGTTTCTGGAATTAGACACAGTGATGATGAAGGAATTTCCAAGTCTAGATGGTGTGGAAGTTGTGTTGTTCCTATTGGGTGTATATTTGTTGAATGAAGTAAGACTTTAAATGATGACTTGATTTTGCCCAAGTCAGGAAAAAAAGTTAACATTTAAAATGTTACAGAGTTCACCTGGTCCTTTTCTGGCATGTATAAATGtgaatacacacaaaatattttGTAAGATGTGCAGCATCAAAAACAAAATTGGGTTGGCTGTAAGCAAACAGATGTTTTtttccaaaaaacaaaaaaattaactttacaaAGTGGGAACTTTCTAAACTTTGGAACTAATTCTTTCCAGGCAATTTTATAGTTCATGCCAGTCACTAATTAGTTGCTCCAAAATGCACTCCATTTAGAATATGTGGCTCCAGGCTTTAACAGCAgctgcaaaataaaataaattgctgAGAAACGCAATACATTTCCAAATTTTACATCCCACGAGAATGTGATTGCACGTTACAATCACAAAAGGCAGCAAAGTAAAAGCGAAGTCAATTTACAGCAATAAGGCTAAATGATATTAAATGAACAAGAAATTTTGATACCAAAATGATCAGAATACATCAAATGAAATATAGATATTATTGGACAGGCTCACTTTGAGACTTCTCCCATGACTGAGTGACTAACAATATGCGCTAGTATTTAAATAGGATGGATTCCCAAGAACAATTCTCCTGCAAAATTTGACACTGAGTCATGCAAACAGATTTAAGCAAGCAAAAGCTTGCTCAAAGAGCTTAGTTTTAAAGAGGGTCTTAAAAGAAGGATTGAGAGATAGAGGCTGAGGTATTAGAGAGTGAATACCAAAGCAATGAGTCTGATGCAGAGAAGTGCCTACTGATGATGGAATGGAGAATACTGGGGATGCACAGAGGCTCATTTTTCAATCTCCTGATCACATATATATCAAGCAGTACAATCTCTGTCATCCTAGGTTTGTGTGACTTGCACTAACCGCAGCAGATACAGTAGCTCAAACTTCTAAATAATTACAACCAATGACATTTCTGCAAAATGCCCCCTGATCTATAGTTAAATACTGACCATTGCAGAATACTATCCACTGTGGATATCACTGTGGAAGATCAATTATTTACTAATcaattattaattattttatgCTACTTTTGACATTAAACCACTTTTTAATCCAGCTACTTCCCTATTTGCGACATCAAGTTTTCTTAACCTTTTTTTTGTGTGATGGTATTTTGTCAACTGTGCcacttaacatagaacatagaatagtacagcacagtagaggtccttcggcccacaatgttgtgccgaccctcaaaccctgcatcccatataagcccccaccttaatttcctccatatacctgtctagtagtctcttaaacttcactagtgtatctgcctccaccactgactcaggcagtgcattccaagcaccaaccactctctgagtaaaaaaccttcctctaatatcccccttgaacttcccaccccttaccttaaagccatgtcctctcgtattgagcagtggtgccctggggaagaggcgctggctatccactctatctattcctcttattatcttgtacacttctatcatgtctcctctcatcctccttctctccaaagagtaaagccctagctcccttaatctctgatcaatatgcatactttctaaaccagacagcatcctggtaaatctcctctgtaccctttccaatgcttccacatccttcctatagtgaggcgaccagaaccggacacagtactccaagcgtggcctaaccagagttttataaagctgcatcattacctcgcgactcttaaactctatccctcgacttatgaaagctaacaccccataagctttcttaactaccctatctacctgtgaggcaactttcagggatctgtagacatgtacctccagatccctctgcccctccacactaccaagtatcctgccatttactttgtactctgccttggagtttgtccttccaaagtgtaccatctcacacttgtccgggttgaactccatctgccatttctcagcccacttctgcatcctatcaatgtctctctgcaatcttcgacaatcctctacactatctgcaataccaccaacctttgtgtcgtctgaaaacttgccaacccacccttctacccccacatccaggtcgttaacaaaaatcacaagtagaggttccagaacagatccttatgggacaccactagtcacaaccctccaatccgaatgtactccctccaccacgagcctctgtcttctgcaggcaagccaattctgaatcccccTGGCCAAACTTTTCTCAATCTTCCTCATCACAATGCTAATTCTCACTCCAAGCTCATTTCCCACTTGAGTGGAACAAATATCAAGGACTAATGTGAAACTATTCAATCTACACAGACAGCATTTAGGAATAAAAAAGGGAGGTCATTTTGATGCAGGCCCCCTTACAGTCAACAGGTAATAGAAGATACAAAGGTAGACTGTGAAAATATGTAAAAGCAACAGGGTAGTATCAGAAGGGGATTTTATCTTTACTGGTATCAACTCAGATTACCTCAGAACATGGGATTTAGATGAGGAAGAATTCACAAAATGTATTCAAAAGTGTTTTCAGCAGCAGTATGTAGAGTCCTACTTGCCCTTACTTCAGGGTTGATATGTCTGTGGAAGAACCCTTTGGGACAGTGATCACAGTTCGGTAAGATAGTCATGGGTAAATGATCAAGTCCATCCATGAGTTAGAGATTAGACACTAGTCAAGAAAGTTAAGGCATAAAGGATCAGAGGTGTTGGCAAACAGGATCCAAAATTGGCTGAGTGATCAGAGGCAGAGGGCAGTAGTGAATGGGTGTTTTTGAATGGAAATCTGTAATACACTCTATACCATAGGGAATCAGTACTGGGATCTGTGttaatatatatttttcataTGAGAATGTATGAGGTATGATtcacaagtttacagatgatggaATAATTGAAGGAGTCCTAGATAGTGAAGAATAGGGACATAAATCAGCTAGAAAGTTGGGCAGAGCTGTTACAGGTAGAATCCAGATAAGTGTAACgtaatcacaaacaacagaaaatctgcagatgctagaaatccaagcaacacacacaaaatgctgcaggaactcagcaagccagacagcatctttggaaaagagtgcagtcgatagTCTATTGTCGCCTCGTGTAGTGTGAGCCTAATACAAACCAATCATGGTTAGAAAAGATCCAAATAAGTCTCAGGGCAAAATGTCCTTGTATGCCTATTTTATGCAGACTTGTCGTGAGGAACACAAGAAGAAACATCCGGAAGCCAGTGTGAACTTTGCAGAGTTTTCAAAGAAATGTTCTGAAAGATGGAAGATCATGTCAAGCAAAAAGAAGGCAAAGTTTGAAGACCTGGTCAAGAATGACAGGGCCCGTTATGATTGGGAGATGAAGAACTATGTTCCTCAAGAGGgggacaagaagaagaagaaggatccAAGTGCTCCCAAGAGACCACTGTCAGCATTTTTCATTTTCTGCTCTGACAAACGTCCAAAGGTAAAGAGTGAATCCCCTGGAATGTCCATTGGTGACATTGCAAAGAAACTGGGAGAGATGTGGTCCACAGTGCAAACCAAGGATAAGCAAACATACCAGCAAAAGGCATCCAAATTAAAGGAGAAGAATGAAAAGGAAATTGCAGCATATCGTGCCAAACGCAAGAATGATGCTAGGAAGAAACCTGCTGCCAAACCAGCTCAGGCTgcgaaggaggaggaggaggaggaacaggaggaggacaatgaagaagaggaagaggaagaggaggaggaagaagaagaggaagaagatgaTGATGAGGATGATGATTAAATAGCAACAGATGTAAAAAAGTTCTTTGTCTAAGCTTGATCTATTTTTCTTTGCGAGGACAGGAAATGTGAATTCATTTGTATCTTGGATCAATTGCTTAGGTGTAAAGAAACTGTACAAAACTGTGTATAGTTAGTGTTGTATTTTTGCACTGTGTAGCCAGGCCCTGTATTGTTTTAGTTGTAAGTAGCTGATTTTTTGGGAGGTCAGATTCTGATACACAGTATAGAGGGCATACAGAGTAAATAGCAGGACCTTAGGAGCCCTGATATACAGTATCATCTTGAGGTACAAATCCATTGATCTCTGAATGTgtgacacaggtagacagagtagTGGAAAAGCCATTTGGTGTGCTGCTGTTAGAGGCCATTATGTTGACTTTAAAGACTAGGACACATTTTGCAGTTGTGTAAAACATTAGGTAACCATagatactacagcacagaaacaggccttttggcccttcttggctgtgccgaaccattttctgcctagtcccactgacctgcacacggaccatatccctccatacaccctccatccatgtatctgtccaatttattcttaaacgttaaaaaagaacccgcatttaccacctcgtctggcagctcattccgtactcccaccaccctctgtgtgaagaagcccccccccaatgttccctttaaacttttcccccctcacccttaacccatgtcctctggtttttttctccccttgcctcagtggaaaaggcctgcttgcattcactctatctatacccatcataattttatatacctctaatcaaatttcccctcattcttctacgctccagggaataaagtcctaacctattcaacctttctctgtaactgagtttctcaagtcccggcaacatccttgtaaaccttctctgcactctttcaactttatttatatccttcctgtaatttggtgaccaaaactgaacacaatactccagattcggcctcaccaatgccttatacaacctcatcataacattccagctcttatactcaatactttgattaataaaggccaatgtaccaaaagctctctttacgaccctatctacctgtgacgctactattagggaattttgtatctgtattcccagatccctctgttccactgcactcctcagtgccttaccattaaccctgtaggttctaccttggtttgtccttccaacgtgcaatacctcacacttgtcagtattaaactccatctgccatttttcagcccatttttccagctggtccaagtccctctgcaggctctgaaaaccttcctcactgtctactacagctccaatctttgtatcatcagcaaatttgctgatccagtttaccacattatcatccagatcattgatatagatgacaaataacaatggacccagcactgattcctgtggcacaccactagtcacaggcctccactcggagaagcaattctctactaccactctttggcttcttccattgagccaatgtctaatccaatttaccacctctgcatgtatacctagcgactgaattttcctaactaacctcccatgcgggaccttgtcaaaggccttactgaagtccacgtagacaatatccactgccttccctacatccactttcctggtaacctcctcgaaaaactccaacagattggtcaagcatgacctaccacacacaaagccatgttgattctccctaataagtccctgtctatccaaatgcttgtagattctgtctcttagtactccctccaataacttacctactgccgacgttaaatttaccagcctataatttcccggattacttttcgatccttttttaaacaacggaacaacatgagccactctccaatactccggcacctcacctgtagacagtgacattttaaatatttctgccagggcccctgcaatctcaacactggtctccttcaaggtccgagggaacaccctgtcaggtcccgaggatttatccactttaattttcctcaagacagcaaggacctcctccttttcgatctgtacagtttccatgatctcactacttgtttcccttaattccatagacttcatgccagtttccttagtaaatacagacgcaaaaaacctatttaagatctcaagcaacacacatcaaagttgctggtgaacgcagcaggccaggcagcatctgtaggaagaggtgcagtcgacgtttcaggccgagacccttcgtcaggactaactgaaggaagagtgagtaagggatttgaaagttggagggggagggggagatccaaaatgataggagaagacaggagggggagggatagagccaagagctggacaggtgataggcaaaaggggatacgagaggatcatgggacaggaggtctgggaagaaagacaagagggtggggggacccagaggatgggcaagaggtatattcagagggacagagggaaaaaacggatagtgagagaaagaatgtgtgcataaaaataagtaacagatggggtatgagggggaggtggggccttagcggaagttagagaagtcaatgttcatgccatcaggttggaggctacccagacggaatataaggtgttgttcctccaacctgagtgtggctccatctttacagtagtggaggccgtggacagacatgtcagaatgggaatgggatgtggaattaaaatgtgtggccactgggagatcctgctttctctggtggacagagcgtagatgttcagcaaagcggtctcccagtctgcgtcgggtctcgccaatatataaaaggccacatcgggagcaccggacgcagtatatcaccccagtcgactcacaggtgaagtgttgcctcacctggaaggactgtttggggccctgaatggtggtaagggaggaagtgtaagggcatgtgtagcatttgttccgcttacacggataagtgccaggagggagatcagtggggagggatgggggggacgaatggacaagggagttgcgtaaggagcgatccctgcagaatgcagagagaggggggagggaaagatgtgcttagtggtgggatcccgttggaggtggtggaagttacggagaataatatgttggacccagaggctggtgtggtggtaggtgaggaccaggggaaccctgttcctagtggggtggtgggaggatggagtgagagcagatgtccatgaaatgggggagatgcgtttaagagcagagttgatagtggaggaagggaagcccctttctttaaaaaaggaagacatctccctcatcctggaatgaaaagcctcatcctgagagcagatgcggtggagacggaggaattgcgagaaggggatggcgtttttgcaagagacagggtgagaagaggaatagtccagatagctgtgagagtcagtaggcttatagtagacatcagtggataagctgtctccagagacagagacagaaagatctagaaaggggacagaggtgtcggaaatggaccaggtaaacttgagggcagggtgaaagttggaggcaaagttagtaaagtcaacgagttctgcatgcgtgcaggaagcagcgccaatgcagtcgtcgatgtagcgaaggaaaagtgggggacagataccagaatagccacggaacatagattgttccacaaacccaacaaaaaggtaggcatagctcggacccatacgggtgcccatagctacacctttagtttggaggaagtgggaggagccaaaggagaaattattaagagtaaggactaattccgctagagggagcagagtggtggtagaggggaactgattaggtctggaatccaaaaagaagcagagagctttgagaccttcctgatgggggatggaagtagataaggactggacatccatggtgaaaataaagcggtgggggccagggaacttaaaatcatcgaaaagtttaagagcgtgagaagtgtcacgaacataggtcggaagtgattgaacaaggggtgataaaaccatgtcgaggtatgcagaaacgagttcggtggggcaggagcaagctgagacaataggtcggccaggacaggcaggtttgtggatcttgggtaggaggtagaaacgggaagtgcggggtgtgggaactataaggttggtagcagtggatgggagatcccctgagcggataaagtcggtgatggtgtgggagacaatggcctggtgctccttagtggggtcacgatcgaggggtaaataagaggaggtatccgcgagttgtcgctgtgcctcggcaacgtagaggtcagtacgccagactacaacagcaccccccttatcgacgggtttaataatgttaggattagtgcggagggagtggagagcagagcgttccgaaggagtgaggttggaatggggacaaggtacggtgaagtcgagacggttgatattccgtcggcaattagcgataaagagatccagagcaggcagaaggccagagcggggtgtccatgaagaagaggaggcttgaagacgggagaaggggtcatcggtgggggtggaagagtccttgccgaagaagtaggctcggagatggagacggcggaagaaaagttccgcatcatggcgaacacggaactcgctgaggtgtgggcgaagggggacaaaggtgaggcccttactgaggacagagcgttctgcctccgacagttgaaggtcggaggggatggtaaagacccggcacagatgagagctgggatcagaggggggaggggggaggctgggggtgtcaatggagaggggagggttggggtgagaggaagatggagcctctgagggcccaggagttgacggtgggatctgaggaagacggggctgcggagtggtggtgggggaaggggagacgggagtcacaacagcagcacataaagacccggcctggagctcAAGGCACCCatgctatgggcacccgtatgggtcctagctatgcctgcctttttgttgggtttgtggaacaatctatgttccgtgcctattctggtatctgtcccccgcttttccttcactacatcgacgactgcattggcgctgcttcctgcacgcatgcagaactcgttgactttactaactttgcctccaaatttcaccctgacctcaagtttacctggtccatttccgacacctccctcccctttctggatctttctatctctgtctctggagacagcttatccactgatgtctactataagccttctgactctcacagctatctggactattcctcttctcaccctgtctcttgcaaaaacgccatccccttctcgcaattcctccgtctccaccgcatctgctctcaggatgaggcttttcattctagaatgagggagatgtcttccttttttaaagaaaggggcttcccttcctccactatcaactctgctcttaaacgcatctcctccatttcacgtacatctgctctcactccatcctcccaccaccccactaggaacagggttcccctggtcctcacctaccaccccaccagcctccgggtccaacatattattctccgtaactcccgccacctccaacgggatcccatcactaagcacatctttccctccccccccct comes from Mobula hypostoma chromosome 8, sMobHyp1.1, whole genome shotgun sequence and encodes:
- the LOC134350142 gene encoding high mobility group protein B2-like isoform X4, coding for MVRKDPNKSQGKMSLYAYFMQTCREEHKKKHPEASVNFAEFSKKCSERWKIMSSKKKAKFEDLVKNDRARYDWEMKNYVPQEGDKKKKKDPSAPKRPLSAFFIFCSDKRPKVKSESPGMSIGDIAKKLGEMWSTVQTKDKQTYQQKASKLKEKNEKEIAAYRAKRKNDEQEEDNEEEEEEEEEEEEEEEDDDEDDD
- the LOC134350142 gene encoding high mobility group protein B2-like isoform X3, with the protein product MVRKDPNKSQGKMSLYAYFMQTCREEHKKKHPEASVNFAEFSKKCSERWKIMSSKKKAKFEDLVKNDRARYDWEMKNYVPQEGDKKKKKDPSAPKRPLSAFFIFCSDKRPKVKSESPGMSIGDIAKKLGEMWSTVQTKDKQTYQQKASKLKEKNEKEIAAYRAKRKNDEEEEQEEDNEEEEEEEEEEEEEEEDDDEDDD
- the LOC134350142 gene encoding high mobility group protein B2-like isoform X2 — translated: MVRKDPNKSQGKMSLYAYFMQTCREEHKKKHPEASVNFAEFSKKCSERWKIMSSKKKAKFEDLVKNDRARYDWEMKNYVPQEGDKKKKKDPSAPKRPLSAFFIFCSDKRPKVKSESPGMSIGDIAKKLGEMWSTVQTKDKQTYQQKASKLKEKNEKEIAAYRAKRKNDEEEEEQEEDNEEEEEEEEEEEEEEEDDDEDDD
- the LOC134350142 gene encoding high mobility group protein B2-like isoform X1, whose amino-acid sequence is MVRKDPNKSQGKMSLYAYFMQTCREEHKKKHPEASVNFAEFSKKCSERWKIMSSKKKAKFEDLVKNDRARYDWEMKNYVPQEGDKKKKKDPSAPKRPLSAFFIFCSDKRPKVKSESPGMSIGDIAKKLGEMWSTVQTKDKQTYQQKASKLKEKNEKEIAAYRAKRKNDARKKPAAKPAQAAKEEEEEEQEEDNEEEEEEEEEEEEEEEDDDEDDD
- the LOC134350142 gene encoding high mobility group protein B2-like isoform X6 encodes the protein MVRKDPNKSQGKMSLYAYFMQTCREEHKKKHPEASVNFAEFSKKCSERWKIMSSKKKAKFEDLVKNDRARYDWEMKNYVPQEGDKKKKKDPSAPKRPLSAFFIFCSDKRPKVKSESPGMSIGDIAKKLGEMWSTVQTKDKQTYQQKASKLKEKNEKEIAAYRAKRKNDARKKPAAKPEEEEEEEEDDDEDDD
- the LOC134350142 gene encoding high mobility group protein B2-like isoform X5, which translates into the protein MVRKDPNKSQGKMSLYAYFMQTCREEHKKKHPEASVNFAEFSKKCSERWKIMSSKKKAKFEDLVKNDRARYDWEMKNYVPQEGDKKKKKDPSAPKRPLSAFFIFCSDKRPKVKSESPGMSIGDIAKKLGEMWSTVQTKDKQTYQQKASKLKEKNEKEIAAYRAKRKNDARKKPAAKPEEEEEEEEEEEEDDDEDDD